Proteins from a genomic interval of Acomys russatus chromosome 19, mAcoRus1.1, whole genome shotgun sequence:
- the LOC127202985 gene encoding androgen-binding protein homolog, whose product MSLPKGIWSSERFIRKQDLLREEHLALSTMKGTLFLLTLLVTGELGCQTTEACQAYYKVTASVSFGRRALMHFILKDFNPTWQEKLAFNKIQDCYIEGGLMTGIWQSKVMGDTTFSEKCLAFHSKDD is encoded by the exons ATGTCCTTGCCCAAAGGTATCTGGAGCTCTGAGAGGTTTATAAGGAAGCAGGATCTGCTCCGAGAAGAGCATTTAGCACTCTCCACCATGAAGGGGACACTGTTCCTGCTGACCTTGCTGGTGACCGGAGAGCTGGGCTGCCAGACAA CGGAAGCATGCCAGGCCTATTATAAAGTCACTGCTTCTGTAAGTTTTGGAAGAAGGGCGCTAATGCATTTCATCCTTAAGGACTTCAATCCTACTTGGCAGGAAAAACTGGCTTTTAATAAAATCCAGGATTGCTACATCGAGGGAGGACTGATGACCGGTATCTGGCAATCCAAAGTCATG GGAGACACCACCTTCAGCGAAAAATGCCTGGCATTCCATAGCAAAGATGACTAA